The nucleotide window ATCAGCACCCCGGGCTCGTCAAACTCCTGAATGCCGCGCACCAGAAACTCCACGCTCAGCAGGGTTTTGCCACAGCCGGCCGAGCCGCAGATAAGGGTGGGGCGTCCGCGGGGCAGGCCGCCTTCGGTTACGTCGTCGAGGCCATCAATGCCCGTGGGGGCCTTGGGCAATTGGGGCAGCACAGGGGAGGCAGCAGCAGTCATAGAAACACAGCAGGAAACAGCAATAATCCGGCGGATAGCGGCCGCCACCCTGCGTTCGGCCAGCATAAATCGTGGCCACGGACCTGCGCAGGCGTTTGCCTGTGCCGGAAAACGAAGGTCGTACTATTTTATGATTCGCCCATCGGCGTCAGGAAAGGCCGGGGAAACGGGCACCCAGCCAGACAAATCGGGGCCGAGCCCGGCAGGCCAGCGGCGCGGTCAACCCTGGGGAAAATACTTCTGCAGCAGGGCGCTGACTTTATCCGCCGTCAGGGGCTTGCTCAGAAACTGTCGATGATGCCCAGCTGCTCCACCTGGCGCACGTCGCGCGGGTGCAGGGAAGTGGTGAGAATAACGATGACCACGCCCTGCCGCTGCTCAGGCAGAAGCTGCTGGTAAGCTTCCAGAAACTGCAGCCCGTTCATGCCGGGCATGTTGATATCGAGCAGAATAAGTACCGGGCAGACCGGCGTAGGCTGCTGGCAGTGTTGGCGCAGGAAATCCAGGGCCGCGTGGCCGCTTTCGACCACGGTAAGGTGCTGGGCTATACCCAGGCGGGTGAGCAGGCTTTTATTGAGGAAATTATTGATCGGGTCATCATCGATCAGCAAAACAGACGGCAGCGGATTCATGAATAGAGCGTCATCGGCCAGCCGGGGCGGCTGGAGGAGAGTATCGGAACGGGAAGAAGACAGCTAGGAGCGACGGAAATACACGGAGAAAACGGAGCCTACGCCCGGCTCGCTGGTTACGGACACGCGGCCCCCGGCGTTTTCCACGCTGCGCTTCACCATGTAGAGGCCCAGGCCCGTGCCCTCTACGTGGCTGTGCAGGCGCCGGAACATGGTAAACAGCTCGGGCAGCTGCTCGGGGGCCAAGCCCAGGCCGTTGTCCTGCACTGTGAGTACCGTATAGTCACCATCGGGGTGGCAGGCCACGCGGATTTCGGGCAGGCGGTCTGGGCGGCGGTATTTGAGGGCGTTGCTAAGCAGGTTGAACAGCACGGAGCGCAGGTTTTTCACCGAAAACCGCACGCTGGGGCAGGCATCTACATCAATGGTCAGCCGGCCACCGGTTTCGGAGAGCAGCGGGGCCAGGTCCAGCTGCACGTCGCGCAGCACGGGCGCCAGGGCTACTTCGGTGGTGGGCTGGGTGTGCTCCTTCTGCAGCTTGGTTACGTCGGCCAAGTGGTTGATGGTGCGCTTGAAGCGAGCCACCGACTCGTACATCATGCCCAGCACCGGCCCTACTTCCGGGGCCGCGGTGGAGGTAGTGAGCATACTCTGCAGCACGTGCAGCAGGCCTTCGATGTTGGTGATGGGGGCTTTGAGGTCGTGGGAGGCGGTGTAGATGAAGTTGTCCAGGTCGATGTTGGTGCGGGTTAGCTGCTGGTTGAGGGCGGCCAGCTCGTCGGCCAGGGTTTGCGCCTGCAGCTTGCTTTGCTCGGCCGAACGCCGGGCGGCTACCTGCTCGGTTACCTCGGTAGCTACGACGGCAATGCTCGTAATAGTGCCTTGGGTATCACGCAGCGGCTGGTACACGAAGTTCAGGTAGATGGTTTCCGGCTCGGGGCCGCGCGCCAGCATGGCCGACACTTCCTGGGCCACGAAGGCCTCACCACTAACGGCAATTTCGTCCAGCAGCTCCTTAAAGCCCTGCTCCCGTACCTCGGGTAGGGCCTCCAGCAGGGGCCGGCCAATGACCTCCGACGGCGTGCGTCTCCACAGGCTGGCCACTGAAGGGTTAGCAACCTCAATCACGTAATCTGCCCCCCGAAAGACGGCAATGGCTACCGGGGCCTGCTCAAACAGCACCTGCAACTGCTGCTGCTGGGCCTCGCGCTGCTGGCGGGCCAGCACTTGGGCGGCCACATCGTAGGCAAAGGTAGAGATGCCCACAATTTCCCCGTTTTCACGGTACGCCTGGTAGGTGAAGGTAAAGTACATCTGCCGGGGCGGCTGCCCGTCGGGCTGGGCAATGAGCAGGGGGAGTTCCGTACCCGAGTAGGTTTCCCCCGTCTGGTAAACGGCATCAAGCAAGTCCACCACGCCGCTGTCCACGGTTTCGGGAAGAGCCTCGGCTACGGTACGGCCCAGCAGCTGCCGGCCCGGGAAAAACTGCTGATACGCCTCGTTTACGTATTCGTAGCGGTGCTCCGGGCCACGCTGGATACAGATAGCGGCCGGCGTCTGGGCAAACACCTGGTAGAAGGTTTCGCGCTCCTGTACTTGCCGCTGCATGGCGGCCACTACCTCTTTCTGCAGCTTATCGGCGTGCTGGCGGGCCTCTACCTGCTGGGTTACTTCGAAGGCAAACACCAGCACCCCGTCGATGTGGCCGTGCTCGTTGAAGCGCGGCTGCTGGATATAGTTGAAGTACCGGTTTTCCAGCTGTCCGTCCTCGGGGCGGGCAAAGGGAATCAGCAAGCCCGGCTCCGTATGCGTAATGCCGGTTTCGTAGACCAAGCGAAACGTTCGATGTACCTCATGGCCGGCTATTTCGGGTAGGGCTTCCAGGATGGGCTTGCCCTGCAGCTGCCGGCCCGGAAACAGCTGCTGATAGCCGGGGTTCACCAGCTCATACACCAGCTCCGGGCCATCCAGAATACAGATGGCGGCCGGGGCCTGCATAAACAGGCGCTCCAGGCGGGCCCGGTTCCCCTCGGCGGTGGCGCGGGCCTGCCGGGCTTCGGCGGTACGGTCCTGCACGCGGGCTTCCAGCTCCTGGTTTAGCAGGCGCAGCTCCTGCTGGGCCAGAAACAGATCGGCATTGTTTTGCAGAAACTCCTCGTTGGCGGCGTGCAGCTCTTCGTTGGTGGCCGCCAGCTCTTCGTTCAGGTTCTGGGCCTCGTGGCGGCTGAGCACCTGCGCTGTCACGTCCACGGCAATATCGAGTACGCCCAGCAGCGCGCCGTCCGCGTCGTACAGGGGCTGATACACGAAGTTGAAGTAGTGGGTATCCAGGCGGCCTTCTTGCCGCAGCCGGGCGGCCACCTCGGTACCTACAAAGGGTACGCCCGTGCGGGCTACCTCCTCCATCAGCTCCGTGAAGCCTTGCCCTTGTAGTTCGGGCACGGCTTCCAGCAGGGGCCGGCCCAGCAGCTCAATGGCGCTATAGCCCCAGATGGCGCTCATCTGCTCATTTACGGCCACTATCTTCTGCTCATCTCCCTGCAACACGCCCATGGCCACGGGCGCCTGCGTGAGCAGGGCGTTCAGCAGGTTCCGTTCCCGCTCGGCGGTGGCGCGGGCGGCCTGCTCCCGGGCCTGGCTTTCGCGCAGGGCCTCCTCAGCGGCCGTGCGGTTCTGGTCGGCCGTATCGGTAAAGCTTACGACCAGCAGTTCCCCGCTGCGCTGGGCCGAGAGGTGAAAAAAGTTGTCCAGGCCGTCGTGCTGGTAGTTTACATCGTAGCGGCCGGCCTCTCCCGAGTTGTAAGTGTTGCGGTAGAAATCGAAGATGCCGGTAACGGTGGCGTTGGGATAGAGCGTGAGAAACGTTTCGGCGGGCTGCTCGGGCAGCTGCAGCATCCGCCGGGCCGAGGGGTTGAGAAACTCGTAGGCCAAGTCCACGATGTCGTGGGAGCCAGCCCCTGCCAGCACCGGCCGGAACAGGATTACGCCCGTCAACGACACGTTGAGCAGCGTCAGGGTCAGGTCGTCGGGCGGAGGCAGGGAGGCCGGGAAGGCGGGCATACGGGCACGGTTGGGTTCGGAAATATACGACGGGCAGCCGCACTTAGGCCGGCGGACTTGCCGGATTCGGCATAATCATGCCCTTTTAAGGTTGTCCGTTGCTGCATCGTATCTACCCCTAGTTATGCCTCAAACGCTGTTGGCCCCAATCGGCTTGTACTCCTACCCGCGCTACGGGTGCGCACCCGGCAGGTGCATTACCTCGGCTACAAAGTCGGCCAGGTCGCGGTAGGCAATGGGCTGGGCACGCTGAATGTCGCGTAGCAGCCGCTGCATCTGCGGGTTTTCTTCCACGTTTTCCTGCTTACAGAAGTCAATGAAAGCCGGCAGCGCGGTGGGCAAACCCAGCGCGGGCAGGTTGACGCTGGCTGCCTCGGCGGCCCGGTACAGCCAGGAGTCACAGGCCGGGTTCAGCACGATAAGGTACTGGTTGGGCACCTCGGGGTGCTTCAGAATCTCGTGAAACTGCTCCTGCCCGCGCCGGGGCCGGGTCAGGGGCCGGAACTTCGCCAGCTCGGGGGCCTCGGCAAACTTCTTGTCGCGGTCTACCATGCCCACTACCACGCGCCCGGCCCGGCAGGCAGCCTGCTGCTGCACCAGCACGCGGGCCACCTGCCCAATGCCCTGCCGGTGGCTGACAAACGGGTAACGATAGGCTACCAACGACAAGGTGAGGGAGGTATCTACGTTGCACTCGGGCACGAACAGCGCGTACTCAGCCATTGGCGGGGCGCGGAATGTAGCGGGCCATGTTGTAGAACACATCCACCGAGTCGCCCCGGATGGCGCGCACTTCCTCGTCGCTGAGCTGTTTTACCTTGGTTTGGTAGTCCTCGTAGTACGCCACGAAAATAGCCAGCTCCCGGGCCTGCTCCTCATCGGGCAGCATCTGTTCCAGAATTTCCGTCAGCAGGTACGGGCTGTGTGTTGCCACGAAGAACTGGTTGTTACGGCTCTGGGCAATGCGTTTGCCGAGCATCGACACGTATTGCGGGTACGAATGCGCCTCCGGCTCCTCAAACAGGATTACTGAGTCTTTGTTACTTTCGATAGCAGCGAGGTAAAAAATGATACGTTGTAGGGTATCGGCAATGCTGGAGTAAGGGTAAGAATAGATAATACCTTCAAGATCTTTAACTACTTCAAGACGACGTTCGTCTACACGTAACAAGAGTTTCAATCCATATACATCAAACATCTTCGATATTTCTCTTCTTAAAATATGATTGACTCTTATTATTTGCGCAAGATTATCACCGGTAGACGGATAGAGATAATCATCAAAGTGTTCCTTCATAATTTGTGCATTCTTTGCAAAAACATAGCTCCTGATGATTACATCATCTTCGTCATAATGTCCTGTAGATATTTTTTTATCACCAGCAGAAAATCCCCCTCTAATATCTATATCAGTATATAAAGCATTTATTCTCGAACTAGACATATTTTGATTTTCTTTTATAAAACCATATATATCACGAATTATTTTATTTTTAATGGAATTTCTAAAATTTTTCTGATATGGCTTTTTATATTTTTCAAATATTACTTTTTCAAAAATATCTTTATCCATAAAAACATAACCTAATTTATCATCACTGGATTTTCCTATTATGCATAAATCTTTTTCTGTCTCCACTGAAATAGTACTTGAAACAAGATTATCATAAAATAGTTGTCGCGGCTCCTCATACCGAATAAAGCTCCCCATGAACTTTTCTGTTTGTTCATAGACGATACTTCCCAACAAACTCATAGCCTCCAGAATATTCGACTTGCCTACGTTGGGCGGACCGATGATGAGGTTGACGCGGCGGGGCGTCATCGTCACGTCCTTGATGGACTTGAAATTCTGAATGCGCAGGGTCTTGATGTCGTTTTGCATGGCGGAGGCGTGTGCCCAAAGATAGGGGTTCAGCGCAAGTGCCCGGAAAGCGGGCGGGCTTCCCTCCTGTTTTCGCCTAATCCCCTCCTACGCCTTCCAAACGGCCTTTTGGGCACCTGCCATTGCTCGCGCTGACGTCTAGGACGCTCGCGCTGAGGTGTAGGACGCCCGCGTCGGCGTATCGAAAGCAGCGGCGGTAGCTCAGGACGAGTGCGGCAAGCCCCGGGAG belongs to Hymenobacter sp. J193 and includes:
- a CDS encoding PAS domain-containing sensor histidine kinase — its product is MPAFPASLPPPDDLTLTLLNVSLTGVILFRPVLAGAGSHDIVDLAYEFLNPSARRMLQLPEQPAETFLTLYPNATVTGIFDFYRNTYNSGEAGRYDVNYQHDGLDNFFHLSAQRSGELLVVSFTDTADQNRTAAEEALRESQAREQAARATAERERNLLNALLTQAPVAMGVLQGDEQKIVAVNEQMSAIWGYSAIELLGRPLLEAVPELQGQGFTELMEEVARTGVPFVGTEVAARLRQEGRLDTHYFNFVYQPLYDADGALLGVLDIAVDVTAQVLSRHEAQNLNEELAATNEELHAANEEFLQNNADLFLAQQELRLLNQELEARVQDRTAEARQARATAEGNRARLERLFMQAPAAICILDGPELVYELVNPGYQQLFPGRQLQGKPILEALPEIAGHEVHRTFRLVYETGITHTEPGLLIPFARPEDGQLENRYFNYIQQPRFNEHGHIDGVLVFAFEVTQQVEARQHADKLQKEVVAAMQRQVQERETFYQVFAQTPAAICIQRGPEHRYEYVNEAYQQFFPGRQLLGRTVAEALPETVDSGVVDLLDAVYQTGETYSGTELPLLIAQPDGQPPRQMYFTFTYQAYRENGEIVGISTFAYDVAAQVLARQQREAQQQQLQVLFEQAPVAIAVFRGADYVIEVANPSVASLWRRTPSEVIGRPLLEALPEVREQGFKELLDEIAVSGEAFVAQEVSAMLARGPEPETIYLNFVYQPLRDTQGTITSIAVVATEVTEQVAARRSAEQSKLQAQTLADELAALNQQLTRTNIDLDNFIYTASHDLKAPITNIEGLLHVLQSMLTTSTAAPEVGPVLGMMYESVARFKRTINHLADVTKLQKEHTQPTTEVALAPVLRDVQLDLAPLLSETGGRLTIDVDACPSVRFSVKNLRSVLFNLLSNALKYRRPDRLPEIRVACHPDGDYTVLTVQDNGLGLAPEQLPELFTMFRRLHSHVEGTGLGLYMVKRSVENAGGRVSVTSEPGVGSVFSVYFRRS
- a CDS encoding AAA family ATPase, producing MQNDIKTLRIQNFKSIKDVTMTPRRVNLIIGPPNVGKSNILEAMSLLGSIVYEQTEKFMGSFIRYEEPRQLFYDNLVSSTISVETEKDLCIIGKSSDDKLGYVFMDKDIFEKVIFEKYKKPYQKNFRNSIKNKIIRDIYGFIKENQNMSSSRINALYTDIDIRGGFSAGDKKISTGHYDEDDVIIRSYVFAKNAQIMKEHFDDYLYPSTGDNLAQIIRVNHILRREISKMFDVYGLKLLLRVDERRLEVVKDLEGIIYSYPYSSIADTLQRIIFYLAAIESNKDSVILFEEPEAHSYPQYVSMLGKRIAQSRNNQFFVATHSPYLLTEILEQMLPDEEQARELAIFVAYYEDYQTKVKQLSDEEVRAIRGDSVDVFYNMARYIPRPANG
- a CDS encoding response regulator, coding for MNPLPSVLLIDDDPINNFLNKSLLTRLGIAQHLTVVESGHAALDFLRQHCQQPTPVCPVLILLDINMPGMNGLQFLEAYQQLLPEQRQGVVIVILTTSLHPRDVRQVEQLGIIDSF